A genomic stretch from Mycobacterium cookii includes:
- a CDS encoding LLM class flavin-dependent oxidoreductase, producing the protein MAEWYLFMPQVRVPVADIVERAQCAEASGFTGIAFIDHLEAPGLPNESIWEAMGVATWIAARTTQLRIGHLVLCDAFRHPAVLAKQAVTLSEASEGRFELGLGSGSWPAEFTRFDIGQQDSVARVEQLERHLEVMNQYWGHGDAGADTQSPLPTYPIPLVLGGAGRRIMELVRRYADWWNIPAHQIDRLAELAPATGSARISIQQMIGFVREGSDPEKVRERSTRHFGNLGSGLVCGDAEELSGHFSKLSGQGVERFYVWFADFAAPESLHEFGETVIKNFVG; encoded by the coding sequence ATGGCCGAGTGGTACCTGTTTATGCCGCAGGTGAGGGTCCCGGTCGCCGACATCGTCGAACGGGCGCAGTGCGCCGAGGCCAGCGGATTCACCGGCATAGCGTTCATCGACCACCTCGAGGCGCCCGGGCTCCCCAACGAAAGCATCTGGGAGGCAATGGGTGTCGCTACCTGGATCGCCGCCAGGACCACACAGCTGCGAATCGGTCACCTGGTGCTCTGCGACGCCTTCCGTCATCCGGCGGTGCTGGCCAAACAGGCCGTGACGCTGTCGGAGGCGTCAGAGGGCAGGTTCGAACTCGGGCTCGGCTCGGGCTCTTGGCCCGCAGAGTTCACTAGATTCGATATCGGACAACAAGATTCGGTGGCACGAGTCGAACAACTCGAACGCCACCTCGAAGTGATGAACCAGTATTGGGGACACGGCGATGCCGGCGCCGACACCCAGTCGCCACTGCCCACCTATCCGATACCGCTGGTCCTGGGTGGGGCCGGACGCAGGATCATGGAACTCGTTCGTAGATATGCAGATTGGTGGAACATCCCGGCCCACCAGATCGACCGGCTAGCAGAGTTGGCGCCTGCCACCGGATCGGCTCGCATCTCGATCCAGCAGATGATCGGTTTCGTGCGCGAGGGCAGCGATCCCGAGAAGGTGCGGGAGAGAAGCACCCGTCATTTCGGAAATCTCGGATCGGGTCTGGTCTGCGGCGACGCCGAAGAATTGTCCGGACATTTCTCGAAATTGTCCGGTCAAGGCGTCGAGCGTTTCTACGTCTGGTTCGCCGATTTCGCCGCACCCGAATCGCTGCACGAGTTCGGCGAGACGGTGATCAAAAACTTCGTCGGCTAG
- a CDS encoding acyl-CoA dehydrogenase family protein, with amino-acid sequence MDVGLNSGQLALRDSVRDVLRTECPPAIARQAITDPQRWRTVWKTVVNLGWTELAVHDADNDDTFGLLDLAVVLEECGAAIAPIPLLSSVGLAAGVLRHAGPAVADVLSEIGGGAVAALAVHPPGYRLPGVPMTLQHGRVHGHAVAVPGLPRAELVVTLASSPDGPVAAVVRVGDGVAVREAESTDPAQPVADVEIDAEPVAFAPVDLESALASPLVAAAADLVGVASAALERSVEYAKSRRQFDKPIGAFQGIKHALADNYVALERARGLTYAAAARLDDPTTPPTAGWNAAALAKAAAGEAAVGCGRTAVQVHGALAQTWEHDIHLYLRHAWQGASTLGDSRALYHAVGRRFAGGTA; translated from the coding sequence ATGGACGTGGGACTGAATTCGGGTCAGCTGGCGCTGCGTGACAGCGTGCGCGACGTCCTGCGCACCGAGTGCCCGCCGGCAATCGCCCGACAGGCCATAACGGATCCCCAGCGCTGGCGAACGGTGTGGAAGACCGTCGTCAACCTCGGCTGGACCGAACTCGCCGTCCACGACGCCGACAACGACGACACGTTCGGCCTGCTGGATCTCGCCGTGGTCCTCGAGGAGTGCGGCGCGGCGATCGCACCCATTCCGCTGCTGTCCAGCGTCGGCCTGGCCGCGGGCGTCCTGCGCCATGCCGGCCCCGCGGTCGCCGACGTGCTGAGCGAGATCGGCGGCGGCGCCGTGGCCGCACTGGCCGTTCATCCGCCCGGGTATCGACTGCCCGGGGTGCCGATGACGCTGCAGCACGGGCGCGTGCACGGGCACGCCGTCGCGGTGCCCGGCCTCCCCCGCGCAGAGCTGGTCGTCACGCTGGCCTCGTCGCCGGACGGGCCGGTCGCCGCCGTTGTGCGTGTCGGCGACGGTGTCGCCGTGCGCGAGGCCGAAAGCACCGATCCGGCGCAACCGGTCGCCGACGTCGAGATCGACGCCGAGCCGGTCGCCTTCGCACCGGTGGACCTGGAGTCAGCCTTGGCCTCGCCGTTGGTCGCTGCGGCCGCCGACCTGGTCGGTGTGGCGAGCGCGGCTCTGGAACGCTCCGTCGAGTATGCGAAGTCGCGGCGTCAGTTCGACAAGCCGATCGGGGCGTTCCAGGGCATCAAGCACGCGCTGGCCGACAACTATGTGGCGCTCGAGCGGGCCCGCGGTCTGACCTACGCGGCGGCAGCCAGACTCGACGACCCGACCACACCGCCGACGGCGGGCTGGAATGCGGCCGCACTGGCCAAGGCGGCGGCCGGGGAGGCAGCGGTCGGCTGCGGCCGCACCGCGGTGCAGGTTCACGGCGCCTTGGCGCAGACCTGGGAACACGACATTCATCTGTATCTGCGGCACGCGTGGCAAGGGGCGTCGACGCTGGGCGACAGCCGTGCGCTTTACCACGCCGTGGGCCGTCGCTTCGCCGGAGGCACGGCGTGA
- a CDS encoding SDR family oxidoreductase — protein sequence MIGARTALVTGGSGGIGKACAATLCELGYDVVLSARRVDPLRAAADEIGARYIAADASDLEGFAAAIGPLEVIDLVVHAAGTLGGTYARKQTFEQWRTIMSANLDSCFVVTSAALPKMRAGSRFIFISSSAAHEPMMARTAYSASKAGMNAFARALATEVDRDGIAVHIVTPGPVETDMLQDVPFEMNAIQVTDVAETVAWLDTVDPSVDLPEIRLSAVPRGPFARKPVVPTEVLRRAAQS from the coding sequence TTGATCGGTGCGCGAACCGCACTGGTGACCGGCGGTAGCGGCGGAATCGGCAAAGCCTGTGCCGCCACGCTCTGCGAACTCGGTTACGACGTCGTGCTTTCCGCGCGCCGCGTCGACCCACTGCGGGCGGCGGCCGACGAGATCGGCGCGCGCTACATCGCCGCCGACGCGTCCGATCTGGAAGGCTTCGCCGCGGCGATCGGCCCGCTGGAGGTGATCGATCTGGTCGTGCACGCGGCGGGCACGCTCGGCGGAACCTATGCGCGCAAGCAGACTTTCGAGCAGTGGCGCACGATCATGTCGGCCAATCTGGATTCGTGCTTCGTGGTGACCTCGGCCGCGCTGCCCAAGATGCGCGCCGGCTCACGGTTCATCTTCATCTCGTCCTCCGCGGCACACGAACCGATGATGGCCCGCACCGCGTACTCGGCGTCCAAAGCGGGGATGAACGCCTTTGCCCGCGCGTTGGCGACCGAGGTCGACCGGGACGGCATCGCCGTCCATATCGTGACGCCCGGCCCGGTGGAAACCGATATGCTGCAGGATGTTCCGTTCGAGATGAACGCCATCCAGGTCACCGATGTCGCCGAAACCGTGGCCTGGCTCGACACCGTCGACCCGTCGGTCGATCTGCCGGAGATCCGGCTGTCCGCGGTGCCGCGCGGACCGTTCGCCCGCAAACCCGTCGTGCCCACCGAGGTCCTGCGCCGGGCCGCGCAAAGCTAG